TCTGGCCCGCGACATCAATGACCATATCAAATTGAAAATGCCGGCGTGGAAAAGCAGGTATCCGGGCATTGAGCAATTAAAGATCGCGGTGATGGGATGTGTTGTCAACGGTCCCGGCGAGAGCAGGCACGCGGATATCGGCATCAGTCTGCCCGGTACCTCCGAGACGCCCATCGCGCCCGTTTACGTGGATGGCAAAGAATCCGTGACGCTCAAAGGCGGGAGAATTAAGGAAGAGTTTATTGATATTCTTGAGAATTACATCAAAAAGCGGTATGCGTAATATGGAATCTTCCGACAAGAAGTCGCTGATGCAGCTTCACCCCAGAAGGGTTGACATTGTCCTTCTGATCCTCACTTCAGCCGTATTGCTTTATAAGGGTTTTCAACTCCCTGTCCTGACGGTAAGAAAGTTGTGGGAAAAGAACACCTTTTCGATCCTTTCAGGCATTGATAATCTTTGGGCGGAAGAGTATTATTTTCTGGCAGCTCTCATTTTTTTCTTTTCGGTTGCTTTTCCTGTTGTAAAATTATTTTTTCTTGCGGTGATCTGGTTTGTGAAGTTAGGGAATGAGCTGAGAAGAAAAATGCTTTTTTGTCTGGAAGTTTTGGGCAGATGGTCGATGCTGGATGTTTTTATCGCCGCTGTTCTGGTCGTGACCGTCAAATTAGGCGCTTTGGCATCGGCCAATCTGGAAGACGGGATCTATTTTTTCGGAATGTCCATTTTGCTGGCCATGATCGCCACTAATTTAGTGGATTATTTGGCGCGCCGCGTTTAATCATATTTTCTCCACGTCTTTGTCTTGCCGTCGTAAATCTCTTTCACACGTTGATCAGCGGGTAATCCATCCTCCAGCGGCCAGGCCGTGACTTCCAGTTTATTCCCGTCAATATCGTAGAAATACAGTGACCAGCTTTTTTCGCGTTTTTTGGCGTATTCAATGGTGACGCCATGTTCTTCCAGACGCTTGATCATGGGTCCAAAATCGTCGGAGTGGACGCGGAACGAAAAATGATTGGCACCCAAGCCCTCATGAGCAAAAGGGTGCGCATCGTCAAGGTTCTTAGCTTGGATGATCCCCAGCAAGGAGGGGCCGCAGTCCAAAAAGTATTCAATCCCGGGTTTGGATGGTTCGCGCGCGGTGATTTTTAAGCCGATCACCTTCGTGTAGAACTCAACCGACTTGTCTAAGTCGCGCACGTTCAAAGCCACGTGATCTATGCCCTGAATTCTGATCATATTTTGACTGTCCGTTCGATCTTACGCTGTTTGAAAATAAGATATTCGTTGTACCCGATGGACTTGGCCAGATCAACGGCCTTGTCAAAATCGCGGCCCACGTCCTTGGGGTCATGCGCGTCCGAGCCGAAGGTGAGCGGCACACCGGCTTCGTGATAAATTTTCAGGCAGGCGGGGGCAGGGTACATTTCCTTGACGGGTTTTCTTAGGCCCGAGGTGTTGATCTCAACAGCAACGCCGGTTTCCTTGAAGACCTTGGCCGTGGCTTTGACCTCGTCGGTCAGGTCCGCGGTCGGCCTGTAGCCGAATTTTTTGGGCAGATCGCAGTGGCCGATGATATTAAAGAAGCCGGTTTTGGCGCTTTGGCGCAACAGGGCGTAGTAATCACGGTAGATTTGGTTGATGTCCTTTGTTTTCCATTCTTCAACGGTGGCGGGGTCATCCACAGCCCAGCCGTTGATAAAGTGCACGGACCCGATGATATAGTCGTACGGATAGCCGTCAATGATGGCCTTGGTCTTGGCTTCAAAGCCGGGGATAAAATCCGATTCCAGCGCCGTCTTGATGGTGATCCGGCCGGCGTACTTGGCACGTACTTCTTCGATCATGCGATGGTAGAGGGGCAGTTCGTCGAGGTCCATGGTGATGCCCGGCATGGGCTCATGGACCATGGGCGCGTGGTCGGAAAAACCTATTTCCTTGAGGCCCGCCTTGAGCCCAAAGCCAACGTATTCTTCGGGACTGCCAACGGCATGCCCGCAAAGAGGGGTGTGCATGTGATAATCGGTCTGGGGCAACATAAGCGTTGATTATAGCAGAGCTTTGCCAATTTACAATGGTAGACAGCGTCCGGCAGCTGTGTTATGATTGGCACTTATGGATGAATTTTTCCGCAAAATGATCGAAAGCATCGGGGAAGACCCCAAGCGCGAAGGCCTGCTCAAGACGCCTCACCGCGCGGCGCGGGCTTTTGAATTCATGACCCAGGGGTACAAGACAGACGTCAAGGAGATCGTCAATAACGCGGTCTTCACGTCCGATAATGACGAAATGGTCATCGTCAAGGACATTGAAATGTATTCCCTGTGCGAGCACCATATGCTGCCGTTTTTCGGCCGGGCCCACATCGGTTATATTCCCAACGGCAAGATCATCGGTCTTTCCAAAATAGCCCGCATCGTGGACATGTATGCCCGGCGCCTGCAGGTGCAGGAAAATCTGACCAAGGAGATCGCGCAAACCCTGATGCACGTCACCGGCGCTTTGGGTGTCGGGGTCGTTATCGAGGCCCAACATTTGTGCATGATGATGCGCGGGGTTGAAAAACAGAACTGCTGCATGAAAACATCCTGCATGCTGGGCGCGTTCCGTAAAGACGCTTCCACCCGCACGGAATTCTTGAGTTTAATCAAATGACATTCAAAGGCACGGCTCTGGTGACCGGCGCGGCCAAACGTTTGGGCGCGGCTGTTGCTTTGCATTTGGCAGGGCAGGGGCATCACGTCGCTTTGCATTATAACCGTTCCAAGACAGAGGCCATGAAAACAGCCCAGGCCATTTATAAAACAGGCGTGCGCTGTGAATTGTTCGCCTGCGACTTGTCCGATGAAAAAGCCGTGTCGGGCCTTGTCGGCCAGGTCCACCGGTCCATGCCGAACTTAAATCTTTTGGTCAACAGCGCTTCCATGTTCATCCCCGGCCGTTTCGGGGGGGACATGGGTTTATTTAAAACGCACTGGGACATCAATTTTAAAGCGCCCTATATCCTGTCCTGCGCTTTTGTCCGGATGGTCAAAAAGGGGCACATCATCAATTTTATTGATACCAACGTGGCCAAGAACGTCACCCGTTATGAGGATTACCTTTTGACTAAAAAGACCTTGTATGCGTTCACCAAAATGGCCGCGGCCGCGTGGGGTCCGCATATCCGCGTTAACGGCATCTCTCCGGGCATGATTCTTTCGCCGGTGAATCACCCGTCGGATGACCGCGCCCGTCGCGCGAAAAAGATCCCGTTGCAGAGGGTCGGGCATCCCAAATACATCGTGCAGACCCTGCAATTCCTGCTGGACAACGATTATCTCACCGGCCAGATCATTGCCACGGACGGCGGAGAGGGGTTGGTTTAATGATGGCTACCATACGCATCAACGATCTTCGCCTGCGCGCCTTCATCGGCACCCACCCTTGGGAACGCAGGAACAAACAGGACCTCATCCTGAATTTGGCCATCTGCTACGATGCTTCCAAAGCGTCCAAGTCCGACCGCCTGAAGGATGCCCTGGATTACGAAGCCCTGACTGAAAGGGTGGGCCGCACGGTCCAGCGTTCCCGGCACTATCTATTAGAGAAGCTGGCGGCCAAGGTGCTGGACGTGGTGCTTGCGGCTGACCCCAGGGTCAGCGGCGCCTGGGTGCGTCTGGACAAGCCCCATGCCATCGGCGAAGCCCGTTCGGTGTCTTTTGAGCTTGCGCGCGCCTTGAAAAAATAAATTTTCCTTGCACCCGACACAGGCATTGGTAATATAGCCCTATGTTCAAAGATCAGGTGGTTTTGGTGACCGGGTCCACCCGGGGCATCGGCAAAGAGATCGCCAAGGCCTTTGCCGGTCAGGGGGCGAGTGTCATTGTGATCGGCCGTGACGCCGGACAGGCGGGCCAGGCAGCTGCTGAAATCATTGCAAACGGCGGTTCGGCAGACGGTTACGCGTGCGACGTAACGGATGGCAACAGCGTCCAAGAAACGGTCAATAAAATTCTTGACAAACATAAGCGCATTGATATATTAGTCAACAACGCCGGCATCACGCGTGACAATCTGCTCTTGAGGATCGACGAGTCCGATTGGGACGAGGTCATCAGGGTCAATCTCAAGGGCGTTTTTAATGTCACCAAGGTGATTGCCAGGGCGATGCTCAAAGCCAAAAAGGGCAAGATCATCAGCATCGCATCGGTCATTGGAATTACGGGGAACGCGGGACAGGCCAATTACGCGGCGAGCAAGGCCGGCATCATCGGTTTTTCCAAGTCCGTCGCCAAAGAACTGGCGTCCCGGGGCATCACGGTCAACGTCGTGGCGCCCGGATACATCCTCACCGACATGACCGCCCGGCTTTCCCAGGCGGTCCAGGATGGTATCATGAAGGACATCCCCTTGCAGCATTTTGGCAGTCCCCGCGATGTGGCCGGCGTATGCATGTTTTTGGCCTCACCGGCGGCGGACTATATCACCGGCCAGACCATCGTCGTTGACGGCGGTTTGACGCTTTAAGGGTAGGGGCGGGGTAACCCCGCCCGTACAGGAGTAATAACAAGGAGGTTTCTCAATGGCAGCACAAGACAAGATCAAATCGATCATTGCCGAACAATTGGGTGTCAAACCGGAAGAGGTCACTCCCGGCGCGTCGTTCGTGGACGATCTGGGGGCGGATTCTCTGGACACCGTTGAATTGATCATGGCCCTGGAAGAGGAATTCAACATTGAGATCCCCGATGAGGACGCTGAAAAGATGAAGACGGTGGGGGACGCGATCAAATACATTGAAGAAAAAGCCAGCGTTTAAGTTTTGGTCCAGGCGTTCTTTGTTTCACCTTTGCCCCGGCTTTGAGGTCGGGGCAAAATTTTAATAGGGGTTTTTGAATGCATAAAAAACGTGTGGTCGTCACCGGCATGGGGGCGCTTAGCCCGGTCGGCAGCGGCACAGAAAAGTTTTGGAAAGCATTGGTCGCGGGCCAAAGCGGCATACGCCCCATCACGCATTTTGATGCCTCTGCTTTTGATTCGCGCATCAACGGCGATGTCATTGACTATGACCCTTTGCAGCATTTTTCCACCAAGGATGCCCGTAATCTGTCACGGTTCATCCAGTTCGGTGTGGTCGCGGCCAATGAAGCCATGGCGCATTCCAAACTGGAGATCAAGAACATGGACCCTTACCGCGTCGGGGTCATCGTGGGCTCGGGCATCGGCAGCATGGCTTCCGCCGAGGAGGAGTATGAGAAATTTTTGGCCAAGGGCCCCGGCCGCATTACACCGTTCTTTATCCCCAAGATGATCATCAACGAGGCCGCGGGCCAGATCTCCATCAATTTAGGCGCCAGAGGCCATTGTTCAGCGGTGGTCACCGCCTGCTCGACAGGCAATAATTGTATCGGCGATGCTTTTCGCATGATCCAGCACGGGGAAGCCGAGGCGATGATCGCCGGCGGCGCTGAAAGCGCCACGTCTGTTTTGGGTCTTGGCGGATTTTGCGCTCTGAAGGCCTTGTCCAAATGCAATGACGCGCCCCAGAAAGCAAGCCGGCCTTTTGATCTTAACCGCGACGGTTTTGTCATGGCCGAAGGCGCGGGGATCGTTATTTTGGAAGAATTGGGATTCGCGAAAAAACGGGGGGCCCGCATTTTGGCCGAGGTGGTTGGTTACGGCTCCACCGCCGACGCGTATCATATCACCGCGCCGCATGAAGAGGGGGAAGGGGCGGTGAAGTCCATGGAATTCGCGCTCAAGGACGCGGGATTGACCGTCCAGGACATTTCTTACATCAATGCCCACGGCACGTCAACGAAACTCAATGACCAGATCGAGACCCTGGCGATCAGGAAGGTCTTTAAGGACAGGGCCAAGAAAGTCCCCATTTCTTCAACCAAGTCCATGACCGGCCATTTGCTGGGCGCTGCCGGCGCCATTGAACTCATTGCCTGTATCATGGCCATCCGTGACAATGTCGTGCCGCCAACCATTAACTATGAGACCCCGGATCCCGACTGTGATCTGGATTATGTGCCCAACGTATGCCGCAAGGTTGATATGCAGGCGGCCATGTCCAATTCGCTGGGGTTCGGCGGCCATAACACCACCCTCGTCGTAAAACGGTTTAAAGAATAATATGAAAACATATCAAATTGCCGTCATCCCGGGCGACGGGACCGGGCCGGAGGTCATCCGTGAGGGCTTGAAGGTCCTGGATGCCGCTGGTCAAAAATACGGATTTAAGGTCGACAAAACAACCTTTGATCACGGCGGAGCCCGTTATTTAAAGACGGGCAAGACCCTTGAAGACCAGGACATCGCGGCGATCAGGAAATTCCAGGCGATCTATCTGGGCGCCATCGGCCATCCCGACGTTCAGCCGGGCATTCTGGAGACCGGCATCCTTTTGAAACTGCGTTTTGCGCTGGACCAGTACATCAATCTGCGTCCGGTCAAATTATACAATCAGGATTTCTGCCCTTTGAAAGGCAAAACACCGGCGGACATTGATTTTGTGGTGGTCCGTGAGAATTCCGAAGGCCTGTACAAGGGCATGGGCGAATTCCGGGACAAGGGCACGAAGGATGAGGTCGCCATCCAGATCTCTTACAACACGCGCAAAGGTGTTGAGCGCTGTGTGCGTTATGCGTTTGAATACACGCGCCGGCGCAACAAGGCCAAAAAATTGACCTTGTGCGGCAAGACCAATGTGTTGACCTATGCGTGGGACCTGTGGCAGCGCACCTTTAACGAGGTGGCCAAGGAATACCCCGACGTGAAAACCGATTACGCGCATGTGGATGCCACGACCATGTGGTTCGTGAAAAATCCGGAATGGTTTGACGTCATCGTCACGGACAACATGTTCGGCGACATCATCACCGACCTGGGCGCCATGATCCAGGGCGGCATGGGCATCGCGGCCGGCGGCAATATCAACCCGCAGGGCGTTTCCATGTTCGAGCCCATCGGCGGCAGCGCGCCGAAATACACGGGCAAAAACGTCATCAACCCTTTGGCGGCGATCTGTGCGGCGGGCATGATGCTGGAAACTCTGGGCGAGCCAAAAGCGGCGAAAGCCATTGAAGATACGGTCATTCAATTTGTGACAACGAAGGTCAAGTCCCTGGCCGCAGGCCAGATGGGGTATTCGACGAGCGAGATCGGGGACATGATCGCAGAGGCATTCCAATGAAAAAATACAATGTCGCTATTTTGGGTATCCGCGGGGCGGTGGGGCAATGCATGTACCACATTGTCAAAGAACGCAAATTTCCCGTCAATAAACTCATTTTGATCTCGCCCAGCGGCGCGGGCGGGGCGCTGGACGGCAACAAATATGTGCCTTTGACCAAGGATGTGTTCAAAGGGGTGGACATTGTTTTGTCTTCGCCGGGGGCCGAGATCAGCAAGGTCTGGGTGCCGGTGGCGGCCAAGGCCGGGGCTGTGGTCATTGACAACACATCCTGTTTTCGCATGGACCCGGATGTGCCTTTGGTCGTGCCCGAGGTGAATCCCCAAGACATCTTCAAGCACAAGGGCATCATCGCCAATCCCAATTGTTCCACCATACAGATGGTGGTGGCGTTAAAGCCCCTGCATGATTTTGCCAGGATCAAGCGCATCGTGGTTTCCACCTATCAGGCCGTGTCCGGCGCCGGGGCAGAGGCCGTGGAAGAACTGCGCGCCCAGCAAAGAGGCAACAAGGCCGTCAAAAAATTCCCGCATCCCATCGCGCATAATCTGATCCCGCAAATTGACGTCTTCACCGATAATTTTTACACCAAGGAAGAGATGAAGATGGTCAACGAGACCCGAAAGATCATGCATGACGCTTCCATTAAGGTCAGCGCCACCTGCGTGCGCGTGCCTGTTTTTAATAGCCACAGCGAATCGGTCAACATCGAGACCGCGAAAAAGATCACCCGCGCCAAAGCCATCGCGCTTTTAAGCAAGGCGCCGGGGGTCAAGGTGGTGGATGATGTCAAGACCTCCACCTATCCGCTTCCCATCCATGCCGACGGCAAGGACGAAACCTTTGTCGGGCGCATCCGCGAAGACGACACCGTTGCCAACGGCCTGAATTTGTGGGTCGTGTCGGACAATCTGCGCAAAGGCGCGGCCCTCAACGCCGTCCAGATCGCGGAATGCCTAATTTCAAATTAACCATTGAATACGACGGCAGCGGTTTTTGCGGCTGGCAGGTGCAAGCCCAGGGCGAACGCACCGTGCAGGGCGAGCTTCAGAAAATTCTCACCAAGATCTTCAAGCAGGATATTTCCTCTATAGCGTCGGGCCGCACGGACAGCGGGGTGCATGCCGAGGCCCAGGTGGTCAGTTTTAAGGCCAAAACACGCATGACACCGGCGCAAATCCAGAAAGCCCTGAACGCGTCCTTACCATTGGACATTGCGGTGCTCGAGGCCAAAAGCGTCGGCGCAAATTTTCACGCGCAATACAACGCCAAGCGAAAGACCTACCGGTATACGGTCTTAAACAGAGACCATCGTTCGGTATTCTGGCGGGACAGGGCGTATTTTTACCCGCATCAACTTGACCTCGCGGCCATGCGCCGGGTGGCAAAATTTTTGGTCGGCAAGCATGATTTTAGATCTTTTCAGGCCTTTGATCCTTTGCGCGCCGAACGCGACACGGTGCGCACGGTCAAGGCCTTGACCGTGATCAGGGAAGGGGACTTTATCCATATTGAGGTCACGGCCAACGGGTTTTTGTACAAGATGGTGCGCAACATGGTCGGGACCCTTTTGGCGGTGGGTTGCGGCCGCATGAAGCCGGCACAGGTCGGAGCCCTTTTAAAGGCCAAAAACCGGAACGCAGCCCCCAAAACCGCCCCGGCCCGCGGCCTTTGTCTCATGTCGGTGCAGTATTAAAACTTGACTTTTACGCAGGACATGTTATATTTTCAGTTCACCTTAAAATCATTAATGGGTTAGAGTTATGAAAACGTATTTACCTAAAGTCAGCGAAATTGAGCATAAATGTTTCCTGATCGACGCGAAGGACAAGACCCTCGGCCACATCGCGGCCAAGGCCGCGTCCATTTTGCGCGGCAAGCATAAACGCATCTATACTCCGTTCTTAGATACCGGAGATACAGTCATTATCATCAATGCCGAAAAAGTCCATGTCACGGGCAAGAAATTGACGGACAAGGTTTACACCCGTTATACCGGTTATCCCGGCGGTTCAAGGCGGGTCACCCTGGGTCAGATGCTTAAAAACCGTCCTGCCAAGGTGCTGGAGTTAGCGGTCACCCGCATGCTTCCCAGCGGTCCTTTGGCGTATAAGCAGGCGGGCAAGTTAAAAGTTTACGCGGGCGAGGCGCATCCTCACGCGGCCCAAAAGCCCATTGCTTTGGAAATTTAACGTAGGGGCACGGCATGCCGTGCCCGTACATAAAGGAGTAGTTTAGATGGTAGAAATTGTCAAATATGCCGGTACAGGTCGCCGCAAGAGTTCCGTTGCCCGCGTTGTTTTGACGCCGGGGCAGGGCACGATCTTGGTGAACAAACGCGAATTCACGGAGTATTTCCCGCGGGAAACCGACCGGATCTCCATTCTTCAGCCGTTAAAACTCACGAATTTGGAAAATAAATTCGACATCGCCGTTCGTGTGACCGGCGGCGGTTCCACCGGACAGGCCGGCGCGTTCAAAATGGGTTTGTCGCGGGCGTTGCTCGTCAGCGATCTGTTGACCAGACCCGTGCTCAAAAAAGCCGGTTGTCTGACCAGGGACTCCAGAATGAAGGAAAGAAAGAAACCTGGCCAAAAGGGAGCTCGCCGCAAATTCCAATGGGTTAAGCGTTAGACCACCTATCCATATAGAGCAGCAGGCGTAAAGCCGATCTCCCTTCGAAATACGTTGACGAGACCGGCTTTTTTATTTATAGTAAAGACATTTTACCGTCGGGAAAATTATGAAAAACATCCTAAAAATAGGCATTGCAGGTGTCAGTGGTTATACCGGAAAAGAAGCCCTGTTCCTCCTCTTGAAACACCCGCGGGTGCGCGTCACCTACGTGGCGGCCAACAATACGCGGGGACGGGTGGATGCGATCTATCCCGAATTTTCGGGACGGACGGACCTTGTTTGCCAAAAATTCAATATCGCCCAGGCAGTCCGGCATTGCGATGTCGTGTTTTTGGCGCTTCCGCATACCGAGTCCATGCGTGTCGCCGGAAAACTTCTAAAAGCCGGGGTCAAGGTCATTGACTTGAGCGCGGATTACCGGCTTAAAAACACCAGGGTTTATGAGCGCTGGTATGGCCATAAACACGTGGATGTCAAAAATGTCGCCAAAGCCGTGTATGGCCTGCCGGAATTGTTCCGGCAGAAAATAAAGACAGCGCTGCTCGTTGCGAACCCGGGCTGTTATCCGACGGCTGCTATTTTGGGATTGGCTCCCCTCGTCATGGCCAAGGCCTCATCCATTATATCCGTTGTCGTGGATGCCAAATCCGGCGTTTCCGGCGCGGGGCGCAAGGCGTCTTTGGACCTGTTGTCCAGCGAGGTCAATGAGAATTTCAAAGCCTATAAGGTTTTGGCGCATCAGCATACGCCCGAGATCGACCAGGCCTTGTCCCAATTGGCCGGAAAGAACATGGCCGTGCATTTTGTCGCCCATCTATTGCCCATCAACCGGGGAATATTGAACACCATGTATGTGCATCTCAAAGAGGGAATGACATTAAACCAGGCGCATACCCTTTATAAGAAATTTTACAAAACAGAACCGTTCGTCCGCATTCTGCCTTTAGGCGCGCAGCCCGAAGTCAAGAATGTTGCCTACACCAATTTTTGCGACATCGGCCTTGCGGTCAGCGCCGACAAGAAAATGGTGGTCATCACCAGCGCCATTGATAATCTGGTCAAGGGCGCGGCAGGCCAGGCCGTGCAGAACATGAACATCATGTGCGGTTTTAAGGAAACCGAGGGTTTGCTATGAAGGTTGTCAAGGGCGGTATCACCGCTCCTCAAGGATTTTTAGCCAACGGCGTCGCCTGCGGGATCAAGCGTTCCGGTAAAACGGACCTGGGCCTTATTGCGTCCGCGGTACCGGCGGTAACGGCCGCGGTTTTTACAAAAAATTCCATTAAAGCGGCACCGCTTGTGGTCAGCATGAAACACGCGGCCCGGGGCCGCGGCCAAGCGGTTTTGGTCAACAGCGGCAATGCCAATTGTTATACGGGCGCTTTGGGTTTGAAGCACGCCCAAAATTCCACGCGTTTGGTCGCGCAATTACTGGGGATCAAGCCGGAGGATGTTCTGGTGACGTCAACGGGAATTATCGGCAAGTCATTGCCGTACCATAAAATTGTGAATGCCGCCCCGGCCTTAGTCAAGGGCTTAAGTCCATCGGGCGGGGGCAAATTCGCGCGGGCCATCATGACGACAGACCTGAAGGTCAAAGAGATCGCCGTACAGGTCAAATTAGGCCATAAGACAGTGACCATCGGCGCCTGCGCCAAGGGGTCGGGGATGATCGAGCCCAATATGGCGACCATGCTGGGGTTTGTGACGACCGATGCCGGTATTTCTTTAGGGATGTTGAAAACAGCTTTGAGGCGCGCGACGGAAAAATCTTTTAACAGCATTACCGTTGACGGATGTATGAGTACCAATGATATGGTGACCTTGCAGGCCAATGGATTGGCGGGCAACAAACGCATCACTGCCGCGAACGCCGACTTTAAGAAATTTTATGAGGCGCTGGAATTCGTGTGCGTGGCGTTGGCCAAAAAGATCGTGATGGACGGTGAAGGCGCCACCAAATTCTTGACCATCCATGTGACGGGTGCCGGCAATGAGCCCCAGGCCAAAGAGATCGCCAAGGCCGTGGCCAATTCGTCCTTGGTCAAGACCGCGGCCTTCGGCAGTAATCCCAACTGGGGACGGGTGGGTGCGGCGGTCGGGTCCTTGGGCATCAAAGGCATTGACGAAAGGAACATGAGGATCTCGTTCAGCCCTTTTGATAAAAAAGAGATCGTCATCAACGTCGCCCTTGATCTGGGCAAATATGAAGCCACTGTTTATACTTGCGATTTATCATACGAATATGTGAGGATCAATGGAGAGTATAATTAAAAAAGCCTCGATCCTGATCGAGGCCATTCCGTACATCGAGGCCTTTCGCCGCAAGATCTTTGTCATCAAATACGGCGGGAGCATCCTGGATGACCCGAAGATACGGCACAATGTCCTGCAGGACATCGTGTTTTTGAGTTATGTCGGCATACGGACCATCATCGTGCACGGCGGCGGGCCGCATATCAGCGCCCGGCTCAAAGAGCAGGGGCTCAAGTCGGAATTCATCAACGGCATCCGCGTGACCGACAAGCCGACTTTGAAGATCGTCGGGGAGGAATTGGACAAGCTCAACACCATGATCGTTGAGGAGATCAAGGCGCTCAAAGGCGATGTCACCGGGTTTAAAGGCGAGGAGAACATCATCTTCGTCAAGAAAAAGAAAGCGGACAAGGACCTGGGGTATGTCGGCACCATCACCTCGGTCAACAAGGACGCCTTGCAGGAGCATCTGTCTAAGGGGCAGATCACCGTGGTGTCGCCGATGGGCGTGACCGTTGAAAAACAGCCGCACAATATCAACGCGGATGAGGTGGCCAGCGCCATTGCCAATTCCATGAAGGCGGAGAAGCTGGTCCTTTTGACCAATGTGCCCGGCGTCATGCGCGACCCCAAGGACCCGGAGTCCCTGATCTCAACGCTGACCGTTGAACAGGTGAGCCAGTTGATCAAGTCCGAGGTCATTCACGGCGGCATGATCCCCAAGGTGAATTCCTGCGTTGAGGCCCTCAAAGGCGGCGGGGTGCGCAAGACCCACATCGTGGATGC
This DNA window, taken from Candidatus Omnitrophota bacterium, encodes the following:
- a CDS encoding paraquat-inducible protein A, which codes for MRNMESSDKKSLMQLHPRRVDIVLLILTSAVLLYKGFQLPVLTVRKLWEKNTFSILSGIDNLWAEEYYFLAALIFFFSVAFPVVKLFFLAVIWFVKLGNELRRKMLFCLEVLGRWSMLDVFIAAVLVVTVKLGALASANLEDGIYFFGMSILLAMIATNLVDYLARRV
- a CDS encoding VOC family protein → MIRIQGIDHVALNVRDLDKSVEFYTKVIGLKITAREPSKPGIEYFLDCGPSLLGIIQAKNLDDAHPFAHEGLGANHFSFRVHSDDFGPMIKRLEEHGVTIEYAKKREKSWSLYFYDIDGNKLEVTAWPLEDGLPADQRVKEIYDGKTKTWRKYD
- the hisJ gene encoding histidinol-phosphatase HisJ, whose protein sequence is MLPQTDYHMHTPLCGHAVGSPEEYVGFGLKAGLKEIGFSDHAPMVHEPMPGITMDLDELPLYHRMIEEVRAKYAGRITIKTALESDFIPGFEAKTKAIIDGYPYDYIIGSVHFINGWAVDDPATVEEWKTKDINQIYRDYYALLRQSAKTGFFNIIGHCDLPKKFGYRPTADLTDEVKATAKVFKETGVAVEINTSGLRKPVKEMYPAPACLKIYHEAGVPLTFGSDAHDPKDVGRDFDKAVDLAKSIGYNEYLIFKQRKIERTVKI
- the folE gene encoding GTP cyclohydrolase I FolE, whose translation is MDEFFRKMIESIGEDPKREGLLKTPHRAARAFEFMTQGYKTDVKEIVNNAVFTSDNDEMVIVKDIEMYSLCEHHMLPFFGRAHIGYIPNGKIIGLSKIARIVDMYARRLQVQENLTKEIAQTLMHVTGALGVGVVIEAQHLCMMMRGVEKQNCCMKTSCMLGAFRKDASTRTEFLSLIK
- a CDS encoding SDR family oxidoreductase codes for the protein MTFKGTALVTGAAKRLGAAVALHLAGQGHHVALHYNRSKTEAMKTAQAIYKTGVRCELFACDLSDEKAVSGLVGQVHRSMPNLNLLVNSASMFIPGRFGGDMGLFKTHWDINFKAPYILSCAFVRMVKKGHIINFIDTNVAKNVTRYEDYLLTKKTLYAFTKMAAAAWGPHIRVNGISPGMILSPVNHPSDDRARRAKKIPLQRVGHPKYIVQTLQFLLDNDYLTGQIIATDGGEGLV
- the folB gene encoding dihydroneopterin aldolase; this translates as MMATIRINDLRLRAFIGTHPWERRNKQDLILNLAICYDASKASKSDRLKDALDYEALTERVGRTVQRSRHYLLEKLAAKVLDVVLAADPRVSGAWVRLDKPHAIGEARSVSFELARALKK
- the fabG gene encoding 3-oxoacyl-[acyl-carrier-protein] reductase; the protein is MFKDQVVLVTGSTRGIGKEIAKAFAGQGASVIVIGRDAGQAGQAAAEIIANGGSADGYACDVTDGNSVQETVNKILDKHKRIDILVNNAGITRDNLLLRIDESDWDEVIRVNLKGVFNVTKVIARAMLKAKKGKIISIASVIGITGNAGQANYAASKAGIIGFSKSVAKELASRGITVNVVAPGYILTDMTARLSQAVQDGIMKDIPLQHFGSPRDVAGVCMFLASPAADYITGQTIVVDGGLTL
- the acpP gene encoding acyl carrier protein, translating into MAAQDKIKSIIAEQLGVKPEEVTPGASFVDDLGADSLDTVELIMALEEEFNIEIPDEDAEKMKTVGDAIKYIEEKASV
- the fabF gene encoding beta-ketoacyl-ACP synthase II, which produces MHKKRVVVTGMGALSPVGSGTEKFWKALVAGQSGIRPITHFDASAFDSRINGDVIDYDPLQHFSTKDARNLSRFIQFGVVAANEAMAHSKLEIKNMDPYRVGVIVGSGIGSMASAEEEYEKFLAKGPGRITPFFIPKMIINEAAGQISINLGARGHCSAVVTACSTGNNCIGDAFRMIQHGEAEAMIAGGAESATSVLGLGGFCALKALSKCNDAPQKASRPFDLNRDGFVMAEGAGIVILEELGFAKKRGARILAEVVGYGSTADAYHITAPHEEGEGAVKSMEFALKDAGLTVQDISYINAHGTSTKLNDQIETLAIRKVFKDRAKKVPISSTKSMTGHLLGAAGAIELIACIMAIRDNVVPPTINYETPDPDCDLDYVPNVCRKVDMQAAMSNSLGFGGHNTTLVVKRFKE
- a CDS encoding 3-isopropylmalate dehydrogenase — encoded protein: MKTYQIAVIPGDGTGPEVIREGLKVLDAAGQKYGFKVDKTTFDHGGARYLKTGKTLEDQDIAAIRKFQAIYLGAIGHPDVQPGILETGILLKLRFALDQYINLRPVKLYNQDFCPLKGKTPADIDFVVVRENSEGLYKGMGEFRDKGTKDEVAIQISYNTRKGVERCVRYAFEYTRRRNKAKKLTLCGKTNVLTYAWDLWQRTFNEVAKEYPDVKTDYAHVDATTMWFVKNPEWFDVIVTDNMFGDIITDLGAMIQGGMGIAAGGNINPQGVSMFEPIGGSAPKYTGKNVINPLAAICAAGMMLETLGEPKAAKAIEDTVIQFVTTKVKSLAAGQMGYSTSEIGDMIAEAFQ
- a CDS encoding aspartate-semialdehyde dehydrogenase; translation: MKKYNVAILGIRGAVGQCMYHIVKERKFPVNKLILISPSGAGGALDGNKYVPLTKDVFKGVDIVLSSPGAEISKVWVPVAAKAGAVVIDNTSCFRMDPDVPLVVPEVNPQDIFKHKGIIANPNCSTIQMVVALKPLHDFARIKRIVVSTYQAVSGAGAEAVEELRAQQRGNKAVKKFPHPIAHNLIPQIDVFTDNFYTKEEMKMVNETRKIMHDASIKVSATCVRVPVFNSHSESVNIETAKKITRAKAIALLSKAPGVKVVDDVKTSTYPLPIHADGKDETFVGRIREDDTVANGLNLWVVSDNLRKGAALNAVQIAECLISN